A section of the Pedobacter sp. HDW13 genome encodes:
- a CDS encoding M28 family metallopeptidase — translation MKKILLFSACAFSFFASCRQGTKTAGGSVDSLAIKAINESSLTQYLSVIAADSLQGRKPFTKGETKTINYLKAQFEHLGLKPGNGDSYFQEVPMVEIKSVPGDNMVFKGKTTSLSLNYLTDFVAGTRRVQEEVSINNSPLVFAGYGIVAPEYGWNDYASLNVKGKTVVVLINDPGFADSTLFKGKNMTYYGRWTYKFEEAARQGAAGIIIVHDTEPAAYPWTVVRSGWSKSKLNLQSPDNGMSRAVIEGWISLDKAKQLFALDGKSFDKLALDAHKKGFKAIDLNITTSLKVKNTIKKSVSYNVLATIPGSRQKNEAIIYSAHWDHLGIGEQVKGDSIYNGAVDNATGVASLFEIASAFKKLPKNPERTILFISYTAEEQGLLGSEYYAKHPVFPLAKTVANINMDMMGIAGKTKDIVVYGFGQSELEDYAGEAAKKQGRVIVPDPVPSSGLYYRSDHFNLAKVGVPSLFTGSGVDNIEHGRVWGLKQVADFTKLRYHSPQDNFDAKTWDLSGIVEDVRMLFDMGYRLSNETGFPNWKAGSEFKAIREKK, via the coding sequence ATGAAAAAAATACTGCTGTTTTCTGCTTGTGCGTTCTCCTTTTTTGCGTCGTGCAGGCAAGGAACAAAAACAGCCGGCGGCTCTGTCGATTCTTTAGCCATTAAAGCCATTAACGAAAGCAGCTTAACGCAATACCTTTCGGTAATTGCTGCCGATAGTCTTCAGGGAAGAAAGCCTTTTACCAAAGGCGAAACCAAAACCATTAATTATTTAAAAGCGCAATTCGAACATCTGGGCTTAAAGCCAGGCAATGGCGACAGTTATTTTCAAGAAGTGCCAATGGTAGAAATTAAATCGGTGCCTGGAGATAACATGGTATTTAAAGGCAAAACCACATCGCTTAGCCTGAATTATTTAACCGATTTTGTGGCTGGTACGAGGCGAGTACAAGAGGAGGTAAGTATTAATAATTCGCCTTTGGTTTTTGCGGGCTATGGTATTGTTGCACCAGAGTATGGTTGGAATGATTACGCTAGCTTAAATGTAAAAGGAAAAACAGTAGTGGTATTGATCAACGATCCGGGGTTTGCTGATTCTACCTTATTTAAAGGGAAAAATATGACTTATTATGGTCGCTGGACTTATAAATTTGAAGAAGCAGCCAGGCAAGGTGCGGCTGGAATTATTATCGTACACGATACCGAACCTGCAGCTTATCCCTGGACGGTTGTAAGAAGCGGTTGGTCTAAATCCAAGCTCAACCTGCAATCGCCCGATAACGGAATGAGCAGGGCGGTAATTGAAGGATGGATTAGCCTGGATAAAGCAAAACAGCTTTTCGCCTTGGATGGAAAATCATTCGATAAACTGGCTTTAGATGCGCATAAGAAAGGGTTTAAAGCAATTGATTTAAATATTACTACTTCGTTAAAGGTTAAAAATACCATTAAAAAGTCGGTTAGCTATAATGTACTGGCCACCATACCGGGCAGCAGGCAGAAAAATGAGGCCATTATTTATTCGGCACACTGGGATCATTTAGGGATAGGGGAGCAGGTAAAAGGCGATTCTATTTATAACGGTGCCGTTGATAATGCTACAGGGGTAGCCTCTTTATTCGAAATCGCATCAGCATTTAAAAAACTGCCTAAAAACCCCGAACGTACCATTTTGTTTATTTCTTATACTGCAGAAGAGCAGGGTTTATTGGGCTCAGAGTATTATGCCAAACATCCGGTTTTTCCGCTGGCTAAAACCGTAGCCAATATCAATATGGATATGATGGGGATAGCTGGCAAAACAAAAGATATTGTGGTTTATGGTTTCGGTCAGTCGGAGCTGGAAGATTATGCCGGCGAAGCCGCTAAAAAACAGGGGAGGGTAATTGTTCCCGATCCGGTTCCATCTTCAGGCCTATATTACCGCTCCGATCATTTTAACCTGGCCAAAGTTGGTGTTCCGTCTTTATTTACAGGATCAGGTGTTGATAATATTGAGCATGGCAGGGTGTGGGGATTGAAACAGGTAGCCGATTTTACCAAGCTCCGCTACCATTCGCCACAAGATAATTTTGATGCCAAAACATGGGATTTATCAGGTATTGTGGAAGATGTACGTATGCTTTTTGATATGGGCTATCGCTTAAGCAATGAAACTGGTTTTCCAAACTGGAAAGCTGGCTCGGAGTTTAAAGCAATCAGAGAAAAGAAATAA
- a CDS encoding M57 family metalloprotease, with product MKNTRFLSLAAACLLSTALYSCKSNNTENAVENKTDISNNTLSQIKTLGFSTDNIRKVDGGYLVEGDILLTEDNLTEVSTDANLNIAETEQYRTTNTVKALPRVITVSVTNLPQVYSDAVNTMISRYNSLGLRITFQRAATGATGNIDVVGFNEGPSGGFITLGSAGFPTASGNPYNQIKMNTNAAAYGTNPNLLYLASVIQHEVGHCIGFRHTDYMNRAFSCGASGAGNEGKSTVGAVRIPGTPSQPDAASFMLACSNGGNRTFNANDVIAVNYLYK from the coding sequence ATGAAAAACACCAGATTTTTATCATTGGCAGCCGCGTGCCTTCTATCCACCGCTCTATACTCCTGTAAGAGTAATAATACAGAAAATGCAGTAGAGAACAAAACTGATATTTCAAACAATACCCTTTCTCAGATCAAAACATTGGGTTTTAGTACCGATAATATCCGTAAAGTAGACGGCGGCTATTTAGTTGAAGGAGATATCCTGTTAACAGAAGACAATTTAACGGAAGTTTCGACAGATGCCAATTTGAATATTGCTGAAACTGAACAATACAGAACCACAAATACAGTTAAAGCACTACCTCGGGTAATTACCGTATCAGTAACCAACTTGCCACAGGTGTACAGCGATGCGGTAAATACCATGATTTCGAGGTATAACTCTTTGGGTTTACGTATAACCTTCCAGAGAGCGGCTACCGGTGCAACCGGCAACATTGATGTGGTTGGCTTTAACGAGGGCCCTAGCGGCGGTTTCATAACTTTAGGTTCAGCAGGTTTCCCAACCGCTTCAGGTAATCCTTATAATCAGATCAAAATGAATACCAACGCGGCAGCTTATGGCACCAATCCAAATTTATTGTACCTCGCTTCTGTGATCCAGCACGAAGTAGGACACTGTATTGGTTTCCGTCACACCGATTACATGAACCGTGCATTTAGCTGTGGTGCTAGTGGCGCAGGAAACGAAGGTAAATCTACAGTGGGAGCAGTAAGAATTCCGGGTACACCTTCACAACCAGATGCAGCATCATTTATGCTAGCCTGCTCTAATGGTGGTAACCGTACTTTTAATGCAAACGACGTAATTGCGGTAAACTACCTTTACAAGTAA
- a CDS encoding porin family protein — MKPKLIIMALLCAVSWRCYAQTEKGTGFAGLSVSFGTSKQNSSAPSLNTFTVTPRGGYFLANNLAIGLELPLNLSKLRGESYISWDEEDGRYEDRYGPKEFSFGFSPFLRKYVDVKDRFKFFAQANLLMQVNTFNRIDDEGYLIRTDAQVKGFGASLSPGFAYRLSNDSSLEFSFPIVTFFHQSYYASESLYNYDKTNNLRLALQNFTPTFTINIHF, encoded by the coding sequence ATGAAACCTAAATTAATCATCATGGCGCTGCTATGCGCCGTCAGTTGGCGCTGTTATGCCCAAACTGAAAAGGGAACTGGCTTTGCCGGCCTCAGTGTAAGCTTTGGTACTTCTAAACAAAACAGTTCGGCTCCAAGCCTCAACACCTTTACGGTAACCCCTCGTGGAGGCTATTTTTTAGCCAATAACCTAGCCATAGGGCTCGAGCTTCCTTTAAACCTTTCTAAATTGCGTGGCGAAAGCTACATTTCTTGGGATGAAGAAGATGGCAGATATGAAGACCGCTATGGCCCAAAAGAATTTAGCTTTGGTTTTTCTCCCTTTCTACGCAAGTATGTTGATGTGAAAGATCGCTTTAAGTTCTTTGCGCAGGCCAATCTGCTTATGCAGGTAAATACCTTTAACAGAATTGACGATGAAGGATACCTGATCCGCACAGATGCTCAGGTAAAAGGATTTGGAGCAAGTTTAAGCCCAGGCTTTGCTTATCGACTTTCTAACGATTCTAGCCTCGAATTTTCGTTTCCTATCGTAACGTTCTTTCATCAAAGTTACTATGCTTCCGAATCGCTGTACAATTACGATAAAACCAATAACCTCAGATTGGCCTTACAGAACTTCACTCCAACTTTTACCATTAACATCCATTTTTAA
- a CDS encoding outer membrane beta-barrel protein, giving the protein MKKLLLSLVAVAGLAFGAKAQTEKGKFILGGNVGFNSTKVEGAAKSDIDFSVIPSVGYFVSNNFAIGTGVGYTYSKTVSGAVPNQIGAFQVSPFGRYYVGLSEQFKFFGQLSVPMAFGTVKAVDANGDTGAKVGTTTSIGVNVAPGFAFFPTKRIGIEVSVNGLGYANNQIKAEATGAKTTSNSFGLEANTFAPKLGVQFHF; this is encoded by the coding sequence ATGAAAAAACTATTATTATCATTAGTAGCAGTAGCAGGTTTAGCTTTTGGTGCAAAAGCACAAACTGAAAAAGGAAAATTTATTTTAGGCGGTAATGTTGGTTTTAATTCAACAAAAGTAGAAGGTGCAGCAAAATCAGATATCGACTTTAGTGTAATACCAAGTGTTGGTTATTTTGTAAGCAACAACTTTGCAATCGGTACCGGTGTAGGTTATACTTATTCTAAAACCGTAAGCGGAGCAGTTCCAAACCAGATTGGTGCTTTCCAGGTTTCGCCATTTGGTCGTTACTATGTTGGTTTATCTGAGCAATTTAAATTCTTCGGACAATTATCAGTTCCTATGGCTTTTGGTACCGTAAAAGCAGTTGATGCTAACGGCGATACAGGTGCTAAAGTAGGTACTACTACATCAATTGGTGTTAACGTTGCTCCAGGTTTTGCTTTCTTCCCAACCAAAAGAATCGGTATCGAAGTATCGGTTAACGGTTTAGGTTATGCAAACAACCAAATCAAAGCAGAAGCAACTGGTGCAAAAACTACCAGCAACTCTTTCGGTTTAGAAGCTAATACTTTCGCACCAAAATTAGGTGTACAGTTCCACTTTTAA
- a CDS encoding outer membrane beta-barrel protein, with amino-acid sequence MKKQLLTLVALCAIAMAVNAQTEKGDNLIGGSFSISSSKTESPNYEKRNSYSINPRYAHFFSKNLAIGLTVSAGYSKNFNNNYDSNNNITSTRTSKQKNISVGPVVRYYADITDKLKIFGQFSGTIGVVKTNQTNTFPYYDYSPNTKYIQYNASINPGLAFFPTKKLGIEIGFSLLSYNKIDYDGPVTPNSWYEAEAFDFGLNTFNPFLGLNFHF; translated from the coding sequence ATGAAAAAACAATTATTAACGTTGGTAGCACTATGTGCTATCGCCATGGCTGTTAATGCCCAAACAGAAAAAGGAGACAACCTGATTGGAGGAAGTTTCAGTATTTCTTCATCAAAAACAGAGTCGCCAAACTATGAAAAAAGAAATTCTTATAGCATCAATCCAAGGTATGCACATTTCTTTTCTAAAAATTTAGCTATTGGATTAACTGTTTCAGCAGGTTATTCTAAAAATTTTAATAATAATTACGATTCAAATAACAACATCACCTCTACAAGAACAAGTAAACAAAAGAATATTTCAGTAGGTCCTGTAGTACGGTATTATGCAGATATTACCGACAAACTTAAAATTTTTGGTCAGTTTAGCGGTACAATAGGTGTTGTAAAAACCAATCAAACTAATACCTTCCCCTATTACGATTATTCCCCAAATACAAAGTATATCCAGTATAATGCATCCATTAATCCAGGTTTAGCATTTTTTCCAACTAAAAAACTGGGTATTGAGATCGGTTTCTCTTTATTATCTTACAATAAAATTGATTATGATGGTCCAGTAACGCCTAATAGTTGGTATGAAGCAGAGGCATTTGATTTTGGCCTTAACACCTTTAATCCATTTCTTGGATTAAACTTCCATTTTTAA
- a CDS encoding M12 family metallopeptidase has protein sequence MKTTKMKIRLALCLATAIMLTVFSCKKVNETNAGPDKSGPYQTHTFTIDGNKVIIKEINGVYYFADDITLTPQQFNLLKANSNKSLSTTERGLIINNLVKRWTNGIVYYDLTGLGADTSWTLKAMQNISRVSPVVFVKRTSQANYINFVKGTGNSSSVGMVGGAQNLNIYNYNYPGILMHEIFHALGVNHEQCRPDRDSYAIFYPENVPDEKEFNFNKLSATSNTTVGPFDFESIMMYEPYAFSNTGQPSITKLDGSTYQSSYPTSNLTPSDIATINQMYSGFNYVGLPANTNYEIATALDNNKLLNVSGGSSSDGAQIILYTDGNSNNARWSLTKNAEGYYQLSPLNAPGKVLTVVGAATANGTKLEIRTNSNTTAQQFNIIPIDGGYYTLSPRNVPSKNVDVPGSSTANSTLLNIWSEGSGNNQKFKFNTF, from the coding sequence ATGAAAACAACCAAAATGAAGATCCGGCTGGCGCTATGCCTGGCTACGGCCATTATGCTCACCGTTTTTAGCTGTAAGAAAGTAAATGAGACAAATGCCGGCCCCGATAAAAGCGGTCCTTATCAAACCCATACCTTCACAATAGACGGCAACAAAGTGATTATTAAAGAAATTAACGGTGTATACTATTTTGCCGACGATATTACACTTACACCACAGCAGTTTAACCTGTTAAAAGCAAACAGCAATAAATCGTTATCAACTACCGAAAGAGGATTGATTATCAACAACCTGGTAAAACGGTGGACCAATGGAATTGTTTATTACGACCTTACTGGTTTAGGTGCCGACACTTCCTGGACACTGAAAGCCATGCAAAATATTTCGAGGGTATCACCCGTTGTTTTTGTAAAAAGGACAAGTCAGGCCAATTACATCAATTTTGTAAAAGGTACCGGAAACAGTTCTTCTGTTGGTATGGTTGGCGGTGCCCAAAACCTTAACATTTACAACTACAATTATCCGGGTATTTTGATGCACGAAATATTTCATGCGTTAGGTGTAAATCACGAACAATGCAGACCCGACCGTGATAGCTATGCAATCTTTTATCCTGAAAATGTTCCCGACGAAAAAGAATTCAATTTCAATAAACTTTCGGCTACCAGCAATACTACAGTTGGTCCTTTCGATTTTGAATCGATTATGATGTATGAGCCATACGCTTTCTCTAATACCGGACAACCCAGCATAACCAAACTCGATGGTTCTACCTATCAATCCAGTTACCCAACAAGCAATTTGACCCCAAGCGATATTGCAACGATTAACCAAATGTATAGTGGTTTTAACTATGTCGGCCTCCCTGCCAATACGAATTATGAAATTGCAACGGCGCTGGATAACAATAAACTGCTTAACGTATCGGGTGGTTCATCAAGCGATGGCGCGCAGATTATACTCTATACAGACGGAAATTCGAACAATGCGCGATGGAGTTTAACCAAAAACGCAGAAGGTTATTACCAGTTGTCGCCATTAAATGCTCCCGGTAAAGTGCTTACTGTAGTTGGTGCCGCCACAGCTAACGGTACTAAACTCGAGATAAGGACAAACAGTAATACTACTGCACAACAATTTAACATTATACCCATAGATGGAGGTTATTATACTTTATCGCCACGCAATGTACCTTCAAAAAATGTAGATGTACCCGGTAGCAGCACTGCAAACAGCACTTTGCTTAACATCTGGTCGGAAGGCAGTGGAAATAACCAGAAATTTAAATTCAATACTTTTTAA
- a CDS encoding S8 family serine peptidase, translated as MKVSTVFLVILICLCVSALNAQSQPGGVDKNFQKFISTKGNIEILPPNELLLVRFNHALTASEIQLLKPKKKLSGDYFIVEKGAISMLSPSLVFQGPANGLWKVSDGLMKVLNKGNKKGDSVLVRLVVKNLTASPGFLQNLKVISVDLANNICRVYILPDDLMLVLAHNEVLYADIIAVAKEEVVINGLDLGLNQIANAHSLFPGIDGSGINLSLKEGMYDVTDLDILGKTVAGATLTGKATSHATTMATLAIGNGNSFIRGLGAAPKAKLAFSSFENLMPDLPGDLNKFQIRIQNHSYGVGIDNNYGIEAAAYDRQVFENDTLIHVFSAGNSGTQTPSAGFYQGIAARANLTGNFKQAKNVLVIGGVNRENVSENLSSKGPAYDGRIKPELVALGEDGTSGSAAITSGSVVLLEQFYRQKFKKAPSASLVKAALINAADDLGTPQVDYVYGYGKLNVAQSLKTLDEDRVAVYTVAKAQELIIPLNVPANVAEVKVTIVWNDPAAVVNASQGLVNGLDLSLENPGGSVTLPWVLSGAANLNALSEPAVRKADLINNIQQVTLENPSAGSFKIHIKGGRITQGIQQNFALAYSFKLKNAFSFITPEKDGSFFAAESNYIRWDNTYTSQSGNLTVSYDEGLTWKAIASGIDLSRGFYNWIAPDQFSKAILKMEVEGNIIFSPSFVISSPRELKVGYVCSDGVVLNWNPQSGAKDYTIYGLVNNVLMPVLNVTDTLTKIDRSKVNSNYFAVAANGTGFTGLKSYTIDYTQQGIACYVRNLSANNTSDDKIRLDLSIGTTLDIKNIIWEKQTGVNTYTVLKQTLPVQNQLDYSIFDEKPKPGIQFYRVTFETANGKYTSDLASAVFLEEDDFSFYPNPVTDYLTILSGSFKDYNLSVYNMLGQKVFDEKASSTSRFGLNALASGVYVGVIVQNGQQVKKFKLIKR; from the coding sequence TTGAAAGTCAGTACTGTATTTTTAGTTATACTAATTTGTCTTTGTGTAAGCGCTTTAAATGCACAATCACAACCAGGTGGAGTAGATAAAAATTTTCAAAAATTTATTTCCACAAAAGGTAATATTGAAATATTACCGCCGAACGAGCTGTTGTTGGTGCGGTTTAACCATGCTTTAACTGCAAGTGAAATTCAATTGTTAAAACCTAAAAAGAAACTCTCCGGTGATTACTTTATCGTTGAGAAAGGTGCTATTTCAATGCTTTCACCCAGCCTCGTTTTTCAAGGACCTGCCAATGGCTTGTGGAAGGTAAGCGATGGGTTGATGAAAGTGCTGAATAAAGGCAATAAAAAAGGCGACTCGGTGCTGGTTAGGCTTGTCGTTAAAAATTTAACTGCTTCGCCAGGCTTCCTTCAAAATTTAAAGGTAATCTCGGTTGACCTTGCGAATAATATCTGTAGAGTCTATATTTTACCTGATGATCTAATGCTGGTTTTGGCACACAATGAAGTGTTGTATGCTGATATTATAGCGGTTGCCAAAGAAGAAGTGGTAATTAATGGATTAGATTTGGGGCTGAACCAGATTGCCAATGCCCACAGTCTGTTTCCCGGTATCGATGGATCGGGAATCAATCTTTCCCTTAAAGAAGGGATGTACGATGTGACTGATCTTGATATTTTAGGGAAAACGGTAGCAGGAGCAACGCTCACAGGTAAAGCAACCTCGCATGCCACTACTATGGCAACTTTGGCTATAGGTAATGGCAATTCCTTTATTCGGGGTTTGGGAGCTGCCCCAAAAGCAAAACTGGCGTTTTCGAGTTTCGAAAATCTGATGCCTGATTTGCCTGGCGATTTGAATAAATTTCAGATTCGGATTCAAAACCATTCGTATGGTGTGGGCATTGATAATAATTATGGTATCGAAGCTGCTGCATATGATAGACAGGTTTTTGAAAACGATACTTTAATCCACGTTTTTTCGGCCGGTAATAGCGGTACACAAACACCATCTGCAGGGTTTTATCAAGGCATTGCCGCCAGGGCCAATTTAACCGGTAATTTTAAGCAGGCTAAAAATGTATTGGTTATTGGTGGCGTAAACAGGGAAAATGTTTCCGAAAACTTAAGCAGTAAAGGCCCTGCTTACGATGGACGTATAAAGCCAGAGCTGGTGGCTTTGGGCGAGGATGGTACTTCAGGTTCTGCTGCCATTACCAGTGGATCGGTTGTGCTTTTAGAGCAGTTTTATCGCCAGAAGTTTAAAAAGGCTCCTTCAGCTTCGCTCGTTAAGGCTGCTTTGATTAATGCCGCTGATGATTTGGGTACCCCACAGGTAGATTATGTATACGGCTACGGAAAACTAAATGTGGCGCAGTCTTTAAAAACTTTGGACGAAGATAGGGTTGCTGTATATACAGTTGCCAAAGCACAGGAATTGATTATTCCCTTAAACGTTCCGGCCAATGTAGCAGAGGTTAAAGTAACAATAGTCTGGAACGATCCGGCTGCGGTGGTAAACGCGTCGCAGGGTCTGGTAAATGGCTTAGACCTGAGTCTCGAAAATCCGGGAGGGAGTGTAACTCTACCTTGGGTGTTAAGCGGCGCAGCTAACCTAAATGCACTTTCTGAGCCTGCAGTGCGTAAGGCCGATCTGATTAACAATATTCAACAGGTTACCCTGGAGAATCCATCAGCAGGGAGTTTTAAAATTCATATAAAAGGAGGCCGCATTACGCAGGGCATCCAGCAGAATTTTGCTTTGGCTTACAGCTTCAAACTTAAAAATGCCTTTTCCTTTATCACACCCGAAAAAGACGGTAGCTTTTTTGCCGCCGAAAGCAATTATATCCGTTGGGATAATACCTATACCTCCCAATCGGGCAATTTAACGGTGAGCTACGATGAAGGTTTAACCTGGAAAGCGATTGCTTCGGGCATCGATTTAAGCAGGGGTTTTTATAACTGGATTGCTCCAGATCAGTTCTCGAAAGCCATATTGAAGATGGAAGTGGAAGGAAATATAATTTTTAGTCCCTCTTTTGTGATTTCGAGTCCCAGGGAGCTAAAAGTAGGCTATGTATGTAGCGACGGTGTAGTTTTAAACTGGAATCCCCAGTCTGGTGCAAAAGATTATACCATATATGGTTTGGTTAACAATGTATTAATGCCGGTTTTAAATGTAACTGACACCTTAACTAAAATAGACAGGAGCAAAGTAAACAGTAACTATTTTGCTGTGGCCGCAAATGGCACTGGTTTTACTGGATTAAAGAGTTACACTATCGATTACACGCAACAGGGTATTGCCTGTTATGTAAGAAATTTATCGGCTAATAACACCAGTGACGATAAAATAAGACTCGATTTAAGTATCGGTACCACACTCGATATTAAAAATATCATTTGGGAGAAACAAACTGGTGTAAATACCTACACCGTTTTGAAGCAAACACTGCCAGTTCAAAACCAGCTCGATTACAGTATTTTTGATGAAAAGCCCAAGCCGGGTATACAGTTTTACCGTGTTACTTTCGAAACCGCCAATGGCAAGTACACCAGCGATCTGGCTTCGGCAGTATTCCTGGAAGAAGACGATTTTTCTTTCTACCCCAATCCGGTGACAGACTACCTTACTATTTTAAGCGGGTCATTTAAAGATTATAACCTGTCTGTTTACAATATGCTGGGGCAAAAAGTTTTTGACGAAAAAGCATCGAGTACCAGCCGTTTTGGCCTAAATGCACTAGCCAGTGGTGTTTATGTAGGGGTAATTGTACAGAATGGTCAGCAGGTTAAAAAGTTTAAGCTGATTAAGAGGTAA
- a CDS encoding MFS transporter, whose protein sequence is MTENTSTTAIIEKTVFPILFALSFSHLLNDTIQSLIPAIYPIIKTSYHLSFSQIGLITLTFQLAASLLQPFVGLYTDKKPQPYSLATGMGFTLIGLVSLSQSTHFYTILLSVCFIGIGSSIFHPEASRMAHAASGGKRGLAQSVFQLGGNAGSSLGPLLAAWIIVPYGQFSVIWFSVIALLAIIILTYVGNWYKGFMLSRSKKINIQTVVNQFSRTKVIFSVCILLLLIFSKYFYMASLTNYFTFYLIDKFHVSVQTSQIYLFVFLFSVAAGTLLGGPIGDKIGRKYVIWASILGTAPFALLLPHASLFWVGVLIVPIGMILASAFSAILVYAQELIPGKVGLVAGLFFGFAFGMGGIGSALLGKLADSTSIEYVFNVCAFLPLIGLLTGFLPNIETKKK, encoded by the coding sequence ATGACCGAAAATACTTCTACCACTGCTATTATTGAAAAAACTGTTTTTCCGATTCTATTCGCCTTAAGCTTTTCACATCTGTTAAATGATACTATTCAGTCGTTAATTCCGGCAATTTATCCCATCATTAAAACCAGTTACCACCTTAGCTTTTCGCAAATAGGCTTAATTACCTTAACTTTTCAGCTGGCAGCATCTTTATTGCAGCCTTTTGTAGGTTTGTACACCGATAAAAAACCTCAGCCTTATTCGTTAGCTACGGGTATGGGCTTTACTTTAATTGGTTTAGTGTCACTTTCGCAGTCTACGCATTTTTATACCATATTGTTATCGGTTTGTTTTATCGGTATTGGTTCTTCTATTTTTCATCCCGAGGCCTCGCGTATGGCTCATGCCGCGTCGGGCGGGAAGAGAGGCCTTGCACAATCTGTTTTTCAGTTGGGTGGCAATGCCGGCAGCTCTTTAGGTCCGTTATTGGCGGCCTGGATTATTGTGCCTTACGGGCAGTTTAGTGTGATCTGGTTTTCGGTCATTGCCCTTTTGGCCATCATCATTTTAACTTATGTAGGCAACTGGTATAAAGGCTTTATGCTTTCGAGAAGTAAAAAGATTAATATCCAAACAGTTGTTAACCAGTTTTCGAGAACTAAGGTTATTTTCTCTGTATGTATTTTATTGCTGCTGATCTTCTCCAAATACTTTTACATGGCCAGCTTAACCAATTATTTTACTTTCTATTTAATTGATAAGTTCCATGTTTCGGTACAAACTTCGCAGATTTATTTATTTGTGTTCCTGTTCTCGGTGGCTGCCGGAACCTTATTGGGTGGGCCTATTGGGGATAAAATAGGGAGGAAGTATGTAATATGGGCTTCCATTTTAGGTACAGCACCGTTTGCTTTACTGCTGCCACATGCCAGCCTATTTTGGGTAGGTGTTTTAATTGTGCCTATTGGGATGATTTTGGCCTCTGCATTTTCGGCTATACTGGTATATGCGCAAGAGCTTATTCCGGGTAAAGTGGGATTGGTAGCAGGATTATTTTTCGGTTTCGCCTTTGGCATGGGCGGAATAGGATCGGCACTTTTGGGTAAACTAGCCGATTCGACCAGTATTGAATATGTATTTAATGTATGCGCATTTTTGCCTTTGATAGGCTTACTTACGGGCTTTCTGCCTAATATAGAAACGAAGAAGAAATAA